The DNA segment TCCCGGGGTCCCTTTGAGTTTGAATTAATGAGAGTCGACTGTATGCTCACAGAAGTGCATTTTTCGGCTTGCAACAGCCATCAGTTGCCTTCAACACATTTCTTGTCTGTTAGTAGTAAAAATAGACACCACAGGTACGTTATTGGGGTGACTGCAAAGAATTCCAAGTGCGCATAAAGCCTTCCGTTTTGTGGCCACATTCTGGAAGTCACGTTTTTTACGAAAAAGTGCGTAACAGTCCTCATGCATACACACTAAAATAATGTCTCTGATGATGACAGCACCAAAGTGAGAAATTTGTCGCAGGTGATGCACCAACAAATGTTTGGAACATTGCTAGTGCTTATTTCCTTCTCAGATGTCTACAGTCACTGGTTCAAAAAACAAAAAGTGAACGAGAGTATAGGAGGGAGGGGAGGACACAAACAAAAAGCCACAGGCACCTGAGCTACCGGGAAGACAGAACAAAGGAACTTGGCAAACGAGTATACCATACTAGTCAAAGATCAGGGGTAGAACAATTAATGACCAGTCCTGGAATACCAGTGTCATGGGACCACAAGTGAACTGGCCTTCACCGTTTGGTCAACCTGGCTTACAGTGCAACGTCCTTGGAGAGTTTGGTCAACTGCTGCCGACTTATGGAAAGCTGCCAGCTGCGGCCGAAGTCTACGTTGTTAACAATGCTTCCAGAAAAGGCCCCTGCTCAACAAAAGCTCGCTGCTACAGCTGTCAAACGTCCCAGTCTTACAAGGTGCAAAATACTGATTCCACATGACACAGATgaccaaaacaaaaacaaatgcgCCCACTTAGCACAAAAATCGAGGCAGACCAACCAGCagcagtaccccccccccccccccccgcacttgAGTGCCCCCCGCGTCTGTCGTCTGCCGGCTATACAGACAGAAGATGCTACAAAGTGAACATTGCTTTGTGTTCCCACTGCAGATGTCCTGTTTCTTTGAAGTGCAAAATACTGCTTCCACGTGGAAGCACAAGAATGTAAAAACAAAATAAGCAATGCACATCCAGCACAAAAACAAGACAGACCCGTCCTTGTTGCCTGCCTCCTAGAGTGCCGTTCCGTCAGCAGACAAGCTCACTGCCTCTTTTGTCAGCGAGGCACGTGGAAGCCACAGCTTAGTGCTGAAGTGTCAGATGACCTTCATGCCAATGCTGCAGCTGCTGCCACTTCACGaaacaacaaaaaaggaaaaaagaaacaaaggttGCTTCCAGCACAAAAACGAAACAGTTCAGTTCACAGCCTCTGGCAACCCACCCCCCCCCTACTAAAGTGCTGTAGCATCCGCCGATAGGCCAGCCGGCTGCATTTCTCGCCGCCGCGGTATCGATTCGGTGCTGCTCACGATTGGACAGGCGCTTCCGCCCATTAGGTGCTGCCTGTCATGAATCAGGTGGCAGACGATGCGTGGCCGATCGCGTGGGCCTGAAACGGTGAACTTGGAGATACCTGCGTTGGGGCTGATGCGCAGTGCCTGGTTACGACCGCCGGGCACGCAGCAGCCGAGGTCTTCGACGAGGTGCCGAACCATCTCACGAAGGAGGGCCCCGTGGCTCACGACGAGGACGCTCGCCAGCAGCGCTCCCCCGCCCCCAACACCGTCGCCTTCGTCCGACGAACTGCACGCCGAGAGCTTCCGCGGCGGGTTGCTGGTGGGCCACTGCTCGACGAGCGGGGAGAGAGAGACGTTGGGGGCTGGATCTGTCGCCGCGATGCCCGCATCATCGGTGCTCGGGCCGAGTGCAGCGCGGATGAGTTCATCGGCAAAAGATGGTGTTGTAGCTGATGATGCAGAATTGTGGGAGGGTGGGAAAGCAGACGGCGAGCTGCTCAGCGATGGTGGCAGTGATGGAGTCTGCTCTTCGCGTTTACGTTTACTAGGGCTCATGTTTTCCTGGTCTTCCGTCAAATATGCCCCGCGGAGAAGCTGGCAGAGGTCTTCGAAGAAGGAGACTGCGCGCTTCCGTACCTGCATTATAGAGGGCAGAATGGAAGTCCTGTCAAACCTACTTAAAACCACCTCGAATAGAGAGAAGTGAATTACAATCTAGTCAAATGCAATTATAATGATTTCAGATGCTGTGTATTATGCCAGATGTCAGACCATTCAGACTGTATAAACATTAACAGTGCTAATATCTCTAGCTTGCGTGTACAAAATATCTGGTCCACGGAACTAGTAAGGAGCAGACATGACAAGTATCTCTAGCCCCGGGTACCTTGGTTTTCATTTCCTTTGTTGCCTGCTCACTGTGTTCTTAATGTATTTAAACACAGGGGAGGCCAAGAGAGGAGAGTTATAACTGAAATAAACTGAAGATACATTTACCTTGACATCGTAAATACAGTAACATTGATATACTGTATATCTGGCTACAGGTACATAGTCAGAGCACAAATTACTTTTTCAGACTTGCACTTGTTCCTTGAACACTACAGAACCGCCTTTACTATGAAATGAGATGTGTAACAAAGGTAGCAACATAACATGGCCAGCTTTCTATTTTATACATGTAcaatcgaacccacttataacaatttTCAAGTGCCCTGATAATTCCACTGTTATAAttgataattgttataaccgggttgcataaAACAATCAAAATATGAGAGATGGCACAGCAGTTTCACTTGAGAAAACTACAATCGTGGGGATGCCACCTGTGCCCCTCCCCACCACATTCCTCCATCCGGCTGTTGATTGTGTCATCTCGTTAAACTGTTTAATTCGGATTCCTGCGCGCTCCAATCACGTGTAACAAGCCGCGGCTGTTGGTGTTCGAGAAAGGCACTGCTATGATAACTGCAAAGTGGGCTCACGGGCGGCAAGTGACATGTGAGCTCCAGCCGAGGCATCGCTTTGGTGGCCTCATAAGGGGCCTTTTAAAGAATGCAAGAAGGTTGTCGCGGCCGCCTCTCAGCTTGATAAATCCGAAAGAAACACGGAGGCGAGATTACCACAAGCATCTCGCCAcatacttctcactggcttgcacaaGAAAATCCCACGTCCGTGAGCTTTGCTTACTTTACGCGAAGCTTGTCGACACCCTTCTCTCATGAAGGTCCCTCACGAAAATGAAGCCCTGGAGGGACTGAATCATTTGCAGGGCCTCCTTCGAGGACAACTTTGACGCAGCCTGCCCTACCGCGCCATCGCTGCCGTCGTCACCATCAAGCTCAAACCGCATGAGAGAGATTTTGTGCGCGATGGCGACGAGCACGAAACAGGCCGTCGCACGAACaggtcgctcgtcgcccggaattGTTATGAGCGACTAGCGAAGCAGGGACTGGATGTACATCAGCCAAGTACTGCCGATTGttgcacggaacgagcaaacacCCAAATTTTAATAAGCGCAAGGATAATAACCTactgcaagacctttagaaatattttatgctgctCTTAATAGTAAGACACATCAGCTAAAGTTAATGAAGCTCGTGTCATGCCAGTTTTGATGTGTATtcgctgccctcataccggcagcaccggggagacgtcgctcaatgtTGTCATTCGCGTGGGGTTTGACTTGCAGGCAACGAGCGAACgtgacagccatctccatcgcgtcgcttatCGCTGTCACACGCTAGATCGCTTGCATGGGGTACTTTACTGTCTACATCGCTATTCGATGCAAGTACGTTCACAACTGTCACGTCATTGGTTAAAAGCACTTTgtttccaaatctatagcagtgcGCTTTCTTTTCACCGGCAACGTCGCGCATTGACGATGATCAGCGGGCAGATCAGCCATTTTCCGTTTAGGCATCGAGTCTGAACGACGCTGAGAAACCACGTGGCCCACAAAGATTTTGATGCAACCAACAAAGACGAGCACGAGCGACTTAATCCATCGGTATAACTATGCAGAATGAGGGGCCAGCGAGCAATATGAAGAGCAGTGCCCAGCACTATCAGTGCAGTTGGCGTGGTCCATTCGTGCTTCAGAGGGTGGCGCGGtgtagagctatgggcgcagcccatttgtgttcggaggggtggaagggtgaTGGAAGAGAGGTGCGCAAGGCTGGCGATGGGGAGAAGGCTGAAAAGCAGCGTGCAGCGGTGTGCAGcggcttgaatttttttttttgcgaagatttcgcattccattccctttcggcaaggacacccagtagccagacttcatcgttataaccaataatgcGACATGGGGCATTggagtaagcgggttatttcaccatagaaacaTACGAaggttgacggtgcagcagcttctcattgttataaccgatatattgttacaagcgatttcgttataagtgggttcgacagTATTGCAACTACACtgaaacctcgttataacgaagttgaaggggagcTGTAATTATTTTGTTATACCAATAACAGTTTACGGCAATGTATGCTCAGTTTGGTGTACAACTATAAGCATGCAAAGAAGTAAACCGGCTCGCGGCCCACTGTACCGCAATGCGACCACGCATACGACGGAAATTGAatagaagaaaaatattttgcttGCTCAATGCGCACACTGCCTATTTTATTTTCCGCTAGACATAGATGCCACATTCGCAGCTCTAGCATTTAAAAACCACTTGTAGACGGCATTATCGAATGGCTTGAACGCCACAGGTCGCAGCTTGTTACGGCTTCCTTTGACACCATGGGTCACAGCATTTGTTATTGCCTCACGGCTGGCAAGAATGGTGGACAACGTGCTGACCGCAATGCCGAAGTTTTGGGCAACCCGAGATTTCTTCGTCCCGGACTCGACAGCCTTTATAATGGCTGCCTTCTGCTCTAGCGAAATCGTTTTTCTCCTCCGCTTTCCGGAGCCTTCATCCATGGCATTGTGAAACCGGCGACGTGATCGTACAAAGACTGCGAAACCACGGTGCGCAGCGATCAAGTCCGTCGTCGTGGAGAAGGCGCGGCACACAAGGCAGACCAAGGCCGAGAAAGCATGGTGTGCAGCGACCGCACACAACTGATCTCCGTCGTCGTCGAAAAACACGTGCACTGCGCAGACGCGCACACAAGCCTCGACTATCCTCGATTGACTGCCTCGACTGCGCAGGGAGCCTGGCAAACCAGTTCTTGAGAGAGAAACCACCTTGCGCCGTTTGGCCGCTTCTCACTGCCGTCACATGGCCTGCCTGCTAAGCTCGCTCATTTTGCCCCGCTGATTGAGCGAGGAGGATGGCTTGCTCGGCCGCGTGGCTGCTAGATCCCACGTAAACAAGATAAGGTGAGAAACGCGCTCATTCGAGAACAGTAGCTACCTGAAGAagcagcttccccgcagtactCGCCCGCTTGTGAAAATGCCGATGCGCACTCAGTTTCGTATTCTGGTACCAGCAAATAGTCTCGCAGGTCATTGCACACCACATTGACGCGGTAGTTTTAAAACAGCCGCGCCGAACGAGTGTCGAACTCTGCGGAATACCATCACACACCgtggtcgtttttttttctttcagtagaCTAATATAGTGTGTTATATCCATTAACAGGTCAATTTTACTTCATTACAACGAGGTTTCAAATGCATGGTTCTCTATGGAGATTTCAAGGGGAAattcatttacttcgttatatccattatttcgttacaTCCCGTTACAACGACGTTTAAGTGTGTCACCACAACGATGCATTTTACAACGACCTTGATCTTTTAATGAAATAATGCATCTGTGGTCACACTTCTGTCTACAGTAGCCACGCCTAGGGGCATGCATGGACTCTTTGTTGTGTAACTTTGCATTGGCAGTATGCAAGTTCAGTCAGTGCTGAATAATAGAGCTAGGCAAAAGTCATCTCTGCAGTTTTGCCTTGAAGCGCGAGAGCATACGAGCTCAAACCACAAGAAAGTTGTGAATTTTTGTTGGTGGCaccagtcacaattttttgacaTCTCAGCATGGTCGGAAAAAGTTTGACTTGTTTCAGCATGCTTATTTTGCCTTacttagtgcaaaaaaaaaataaaaaatgtacaGTTAAAGCTCGACCTAACAAAGCTCGATTTTACGCACTTCCCGATTTAACGAAATAGTTCGAGTGTGGTCATCACCTCGTCAAATTGAGTTTCaactgtatttactcgcatacCCAATAGCTGCTGCTTTTCCCATGGGCAGGAAAGTGTTCAATGAGTCTGGACAAGAGCTGCACCACCTACCTGGTCTAGCGTCTCAGCGCCTGGTGGCGTGTAGGAGCTCACTGATTGATTGGCCTTGTTGGAAGCCTCCTTCAGGTAGCCAAAGCTCCGGCCTTCCACTGTGCCAAATTTCTGCACGAGAAGATGGCGCCACCAATATTTGGTCAAGTTTTTACTGGCCAGCCACCATTCAAGGCCACATATCAACTAACAGCGTGATGAAGGAACTTAtagaaaaagaatgaaagaaatgaaCACGGTGATCTGTTCTGCACTTTGACCAGCCCCTTAGCCCTAATCGGCACATTTTTCGAGTTCCTGACGGTCGACAGTGAGACATTTCTTATGACTTCAGCTGCTTTCCTGACTTCTCCACGGACGCCAAATGTACCGATCACGCTTGAGTCTTAACCAAGCCTCTAGACTCCATGCGAAAACCTACAGGAATGCCAGATAGGAGAACATCAAGTACAACAGAATCACGTTGATACGATCCCATTTCGTACGATTTCCCGGCACATTCACAATCGAGAACACAAAGAGTGACccaatacacttttttttttaccggttGATACGTTACCGGAAAACACAAACTTTCTGCACCAAGGTTCAGAACATCGGTAAACTACGATCGTATGATTCGATTTCCGGCTGCTAGATCCCCCGTAAACAAGTTAAGGTGAAAAACGCGCTCATTCAAGACAGTAGCTACCTGCAGAagcagcttccccgcagtactCGCCCATTTGTGAAAATGCCGATGCGCACTCAGTTTCCTATTTCGGTACCAGCAAATCGTCTCGCAAGTCGTTGCATGCCACATTCGCAGCAATTGCTGCCAACACAactgcgataagcatcttcacctatctgtgtCACAGCACGTGTGGCATAGTGCCATTGGAAGCGTACTCCATGCTTTCAATAGCCGATAACCCAAATGTGTGCCCAGGGGCTTCAGAAGTTTATCTGATGTGTGGGGGCtcgagcactgcatgggccgatttttttcgGCCCGGgcacgtttttacgttgggctgcctgcccgagcccaaccgaaagttttatggcgagacccggccgcgaaataatctacgttacccgcctggcccgccacccctttaccttaggcccaagcccggcccgagcccggcttgaaaccggcctgaacccggcccgaaaccgaaaaagacatgtttttcagagtcgagatgcacgaggataactcgctgcacgtcacataCACACCACCGGAAAGTCCgaagcctggcccgggcccgggtaatAAAGCACATagcgtgcccgagcccgtgaaaaaactgccctaccaggcccggcccacgggacgggccgggcccgggctttcgggtaagcccgagcccgtgcagtgctctagtagggGCGACATCTGGGGGCTCAgctcacctctctctctctcgacatatatattgaaagacggaagacgaccaggacaggcagcactggcggacccgtttattccaccggcacggcctgaggctcaaacacgaagaagagaaacagggatgatgatggctatatacaaatgagaacgatgaagtacgttaaatgtgcttacaatatatatatgtacataaacAATTACTGTATTTAACTAATAAAGTCTTCTTTTGTACAAAAGAAGACTAATAATAAGACAAATAGCGTGATTTATTTATTGTGCCGTTATTTGGGGTGTCCACCACTGTTTCGAAAATTCGCTGATTGTGGGTTAATTTACATACAATATATCTAAGAAATTTCATACGTTCTTCAAATGATAACAAATGGCCACCTCATTCGAATATTGAGGAGGCCAGAATTGAGCATGCAGGTGCGATGTTCGCAGAGTCTGTTAAGTTCTGCAAATATAAGCCTACTCTTTTAGGAAAGCGCATTTTAAGGAAATCAAACTTGTTGCGCAAACCCCAGCCGAGCTTTTTCaatgaccactgacgaagcgcagtgCAGCGAAATGAAGGCTGCTGTCTGATAGAATCTGCGTAGATTTATCAGTGAGAACGCACACATATGGTGTGTTCTCAGCAATAAAGAAGTCTCACATAAAGAAGTCACaagcttccagaaaattttgtttcatttgatgaatgaatgaatgaaccctCTAACTACTCAAATGAGTCgcgaagaaggggggggggggagggggctgtcagaacagctttgagtgtgggggcatgcccccacttaagctggatttctgccgtcgccgtgaggttccgtataaagtccaagggcggtaaaaTAGTTGCCGTGCGCcttatgcgcgagtgaaagcgtgcgggggatgcgtgctatcacggagagcgaacgcacgatgGAAAGCAAAAGCGACTTCCGTCGCACGAACGGCCGggggttatgggagggagggaggcggggcgacgctctgctgcggcaccaaatgcgtatcttgcaaccgggcgcaaggggaactggccactcaatctccaacgcgaaagcaagaaagcgggaaggcagcatgggagggagggggggggggcagcttctactctgccaacaacttcgcttgtactttgcctggctgtggcggtcgcccgcaccgtctcttaaacgcgatctccacacggctctgacttttgcatgcgctgtgcattcgccgctcagtttccgttgaagcgatagaccgcacgaaccttcgctcgctgcggcggctgcgcttgctgccagcattttgacagtcgttgactgtggtcattgagtgtgatctattcaagtttgcttgtgcgcactgataccacgcttgttaattcagttattaagcaaatgtgtctaagtttatggagcgttaaaactactatccttactcctgaatagctctctactaatttgctatcgaaattgatgcttcgcctttcgggcgaaactgcggcatttttaaAAAAATCCTCCGACGTATACGCAACCACTTGTATCATGCACGCTATTGGCGCCTACCCTATTCGCAAACaggagaaatgcgcatggtggtaagttacggcctctgagattaaaagggatactaaaggcaaatatttctacgtggactgttaaaatactataccagaaacctcgaaacgcttgtttcgtgcaatgaaaagacttattttaagagaaaattgaATCTGAATcgtccgcgtacctctagcgcaattcaaattgcccgcccgagcgaggagtggtgacgtcatggccatatagtgacgtgccgccggtgagtaaaactagagtgtactagaatgggggagtgggtccagtggacgccttggcaagcTCCGACTGTGAAGCAAAAAACTATGAAATtgcggtggcgctgccgtcgccttactCTGAATAtacggccaataaacgttgggcccggctgtttcggcagcgcttattggctgaggcgagctcacaggctgagtagctgtcatctgctcgacgcaccgtcgttgcgtcgtttgcattctttccgtacctctttttccattttaattacaatagatcggtggggaatatcAGTGTTGCCACCActgagtatccgcctgtcaaagctccatgcagctacgatagggtctccgacgcgacaagtgTCCCGCCAGTGCACGGGGCTACTCGTTCGGGAGAAAGCGACCTTGGCACCACCATCGCAGCACCGCCATCATAAAAAAAAGCCTCACCGGGGAGGCTGCGTTGGACCCATTTCCTCTAACCAGTACTCTCTAGTAAAATGgcgctacgtttttttttttgcgcaaacgggcggccagaaacagagccaagacagagtcgacggcagtgcgaaagcggaaggtaaagcgcgcgccgaattgtgaacacggtgatcgccgatgctcgtcgcaatggaccaaccagttgacgaccctgacgacacattggctcgtgatgctgggctcgatttctgcgatttaagctccgatgagtgTGACATACTGCTGAGGGCTCGCACTGCCTGTGTCGTTGTCTACTTTGAcagcggcctcgacaccggctcgtCTGAGCgtgaaagcagcgaggactccagcaatgcgacgtcgggcgacgaagctggtcactgtctggacgtgccgtcgcgtggaccattcgggcatcccgcgacatcacatggacgtgcccccccccctttccctgctgttagcaaattcaagtgcgagtttagcgagccagcaacaccagcgcagcactacgcgatatcggaactactgaaactcaaAAGCGCgtgcggcgcagagtcgagcgaaaacgaaaccttttgaccgcccgtgtcgttatcaagtgttacgccaaaaaggtatttttctAAAAATCTA comes from the Dermacentor silvarum isolate Dsil-2018 chromosome 9, BIME_Dsil_1.4, whole genome shotgun sequence genome and includes:
- the LOC119463612 gene encoding fructose-2,6-bisphosphatase TIGAR — encoded protein: MFALTLVRHGETLHNKDNVIQGQLDVPLSTIGLEQAELLGKHLQQQRFTHVYSSDLSRAKQTALSILEKNQVTPGPIVEDQRLRERKFGTVEGRSFGYLKEASNKANQSVSSYTPPGAETLDQVRKRAVSFFEDLCQLLRGAYLTEDQENMSPSKRKREEQTPSLPPSLSSSPSAFPPSHNSASSATTPSFADELIRAALGPSTDDAGIAATDPAPNVSLSPLVEQWPTSNPPRKLSACSSSDEGDGVGGGGALLASVLVVSHGALLREMVRHLVEDLGCCVPGGRNQALRISPNAGISKFTVSGPRDRPRIVCHLIHDRQHLMGGSACPIVSSTESIPRRREMQPAGLSADATAL